In Gopherus flavomarginatus isolate rGopFla2 chromosome 5, rGopFla2.mat.asm, whole genome shotgun sequence, one DNA window encodes the following:
- the PITPNM1 gene encoding membrane-associated phosphatidylinositol transfer protein 1 isoform X2, producing the protein MLIKEYHILLPMSLEEYQVAQLYMIQKKSREESSGEGSGVEILANRPYSDGPGGSGQYTHKIYHVGSHIPSWFRALLPKAALQVEEESWNAYPYTRTRYTCPFVEKFSIEIETYYRPDSGKQTNVFNLTAAEKRQRILDTIDIVRDPISPNEYKVEEDPKLYHSAKTGRGPLGDDWLEGAMAAGPLMCAYKLCKVEFRYWGMQSKIEQFIHDVGLRKVMLRAHRQAWCWQDEWTELTMEDIRQLEEETARMLAQKMAKCIEAEEAAAAPSAEGQAELGSTNGQDRAEGQGPPDASPDDAFAKQWSTSSRSSYSSQHGGGVSPQSLSEWRMQNIARDSENSSEEEFFDAHEDLSDSDDVFAKEMTKWNSNDLLDTLDRPGELDEGLGWLCGEHGAGLPNPCAVPDPAQREHPGPECRRAELQAG; encoded by the exons ATGCTCATCAAGGAATATCACATCCTGCTGCCCATGAGCCTCGAGGAGTACCAGGTGGCCCAGCTCTATATGATCCAG AAGAAGAGCCGGGAGGAATCCAGCGGGGAGGGCAGCGGGGTCGAGATCTTGGCCAACCGGCCCTACAGCGACGGCCCAGGAGGCAGCGGCCAGTACACCCACAAGATCTACCACGTGGGctcccacatccccagctggtTCCGTGCCCTGCTGCCCAAGGCTGCTCTGCAAGTGGAGGAGGAGTCGTGGAACGCCTATCCCTACACGCGCACCAG ataCACCTGCCCCTTTGTGGAGAAGTTCTCCATCGAGATCGAGACCTATTACCGGCCCGACTCCGGCAAACAGACCAATGTCTTCAACCTCACGGCGGCTGAGAAGAGGCAGCGGATTCTGG acACCATTGACATTGTGCGGGACCCCATCTCGCCCAACGAGTACAAGGTGGAGGAGGACCCCAAGCTGTATCACTCAGCGAAGACAGGCCGGGGGCCGCTGGGCGATGACTGGCTGGAGGGGGCCATGGCTGCCGGGCCCCTCATGTGTGCCTACAAGCTATGCAAGGTGGAGTTCCGCTACTGGGGCATGCAGTCCAAGATCGAGCAGTTCATCCACGACGTAG GGCTGCGCAAGGTGATGCTACGGGCACACCGCCAGGCCTGGTGCTGGCAGGATGAGTGGACGGAGCTGACCATGGAGGACATCcggcagctggaggaggagacgGCCCGCATGCTGGCTCAGAAGATGGCCAAGTGCATCGAGGCCGAGGAGGCGGCGGCTGCCCCCAGCGCCGAGGGCCAGGCCGAGCTGGGGAGCACCAATGGGCAGGATCGAGCTGAGGGGCAGGGGCCGCCCGACGCCTCCCCTGACGACGCCTTCGCCAAGCAGTGGTCCACGTCCTCCCGCTCCTCCTATTCCTCCCAGCATGGAG GGGGGGTATCTCCCCAGAGTCTCTCAGAGTGGCGTATGCAGAACATCGCACGGGACTCGGAGAACAGCTCAGAGGAGGAATTCTTCGATGCGCATG AGGATCTGTCTGACAGTGACGACGTCTTTGCCAAGGAGATGACCAAGTGGAACTCCAATGACTTGCTGGACACGCTGGACCGGCCAGGCGAGCTGGACGAGGGGCTGG GGTGGCTCTGCGGAGAGCATGGTGCAGGCCTGCCGAATCCATGCGCTGTTCCTGATCCTGCACAGCGGGAACATCCTGGACCAGAGTGCAGGCGAGCCGAGCTCCAAGCAGGCTGA
- the CDK2AP2 gene encoding cyclin-dependent kinase 2-associated protein 2 isoform X1, translating into MSYKPIAPAPASSGAAAASSSASPAPGAPPAATSVPSPSGSVPGASAPFRPLFNDFGPPSMGYVQAMKPPGSQGSQSTYTDLLSVIEEMGKEIRPTYAGSKSAMERLKRGIIHARALVRECLAETERNART; encoded by the exons ATGTCCTACAAGCCCATCGCGCCCGCCCCCGCCAGCTCCGGAGcagccgccgccagcagcagcgccagccccgcccccggggcCCCGCCCGCCG CCACGAGTGTCCCATCGCCATCCGGATCTGTCCCTGGAGCCTCTGCCCCCTTCCGGCCCCTCTTCAACGACTTTGGCCCTCCGTCCATGGGCTACGTGCAG GCCATGAAGCCACCAGGTTCCCAGGGCTCCCAGAGCACGTACACTGACCTACTCTCAGTCATTGAGGAGATGGGCAAAGAGATTCGACCCACCTATGCAGGTAGCAAGAGTGCCATGGAGCGGCTGAAACGAG GCATTATCCACGCCCGGGCTCTGGTGAGAGAGTGTCTGGCAGAAACAGAGCGCAATGCCCGTACGTAA
- the PITPNM1 gene encoding membrane-associated phosphatidylinositol transfer protein 1 isoform X1 produces the protein MLIKEYHILLPMSLEEYQVAQLYMIQKKSREESSGEGSGVEILANRPYSDGPGGSGQYTHKIYHVGSHIPSWFRALLPKAALQVEEESWNAYPYTRTRYTCPFVEKFSIEIETYYRPDSGKQTNVFNLTAAEKRQRILDTIDIVRDPISPNEYKVEEDPKLYHSAKTGRGPLGDDWLEGAMAAGPLMCAYKLCKVEFRYWGMQSKIEQFIHDVGLRKVMLRAHRQAWCWQDEWTELTMEDIRQLEEETARMLAQKMAKCIEAEEAAAAPSAEGQAELGSTNGQDRAEGQGPPDASPDDAFAKQWSTSSRSSYSSQHGGGVSPQSLSEWRMQNIARDSENSSEEEFFDAHEDLSDSDDVFAKEMTKWNSNDLLDTLDRPGELDEGLGDRTGVAKPSGNGLTGASFAEGGSAESMVQACRIHALFLILHSGNILDQSAGEPSSKQADVQTLAATFDAVARVHFPEALGHVALRLVPCPPICAAAYALVSNLSPYSHDRDSLSSSQDHIPLAALPLLATSSGSYQHAVATTIARANQAHSTFLHSPEGSGFCGQVVLIGDCVGGILGFDALCQSRAGTAGSRSSSRRGSLTMEPISPELGSRKDPLAEGAGGTGRTSPEPRLLPPPQEQSDVDSVHQQHNFLCSLQASVPQGEVELRRSSYSSGSALDGGEGTATRLDFKVSGFFLFGSPLGLVLALRKTVMPALDVAQMHPACEQIYNLFHAADPCASRLEPLLAKAFHAVPPLGVPRYQKYPLGDGTSALLAEALQTHSTLFLGDLELTAPTTPTSCFGGFWRGNETGEPPAPSSTSEVVKILERWWGPKRIDYSLYCPDALTAFPTITLPHLFHASYWESSDVVAFILRQVIEKERPQLAECEESSVYSPAIPREKWQRKRTQVKIRNVTSNHRASDVIVCEGRPQVLSGRFMYGPLDVVTLTGEKVDVYIMTQPLSGKWLHYGTEVTSSSGRLAFLIPPDKALGIGMYPVRMVVRGDHSYAEAFLTVVARSTEAVVFSIDGSFTASVSIMGSDPKVRAGAVDVVRHWQDSGYMIIYVTGRPDMQKHRVVAWLSQHNFPHGVVSFCDGLTHDPLRQKAAFLQNLRTEAEVTIVAGYGSTKDISVYSSLGLSPTQIYIVGRTVKKFQNQCQFLSEGYVAHLAQLETASLAHSPKGAPRPTLGKGTYGCPAPVDFLRKQSQLLRSRGQSQAEREGGPPAAPRAKARSISLKLESEE, from the exons ATGCTCATCAAGGAATATCACATCCTGCTGCCCATGAGCCTCGAGGAGTACCAGGTGGCCCAGCTCTATATGATCCAG AAGAAGAGCCGGGAGGAATCCAGCGGGGAGGGCAGCGGGGTCGAGATCTTGGCCAACCGGCCCTACAGCGACGGCCCAGGAGGCAGCGGCCAGTACACCCACAAGATCTACCACGTGGGctcccacatccccagctggtTCCGTGCCCTGCTGCCCAAGGCTGCTCTGCAAGTGGAGGAGGAGTCGTGGAACGCCTATCCCTACACGCGCACCAG ataCACCTGCCCCTTTGTGGAGAAGTTCTCCATCGAGATCGAGACCTATTACCGGCCCGACTCCGGCAAACAGACCAATGTCTTCAACCTCACGGCGGCTGAGAAGAGGCAGCGGATTCTGG acACCATTGACATTGTGCGGGACCCCATCTCGCCCAACGAGTACAAGGTGGAGGAGGACCCCAAGCTGTATCACTCAGCGAAGACAGGCCGGGGGCCGCTGGGCGATGACTGGCTGGAGGGGGCCATGGCTGCCGGGCCCCTCATGTGTGCCTACAAGCTATGCAAGGTGGAGTTCCGCTACTGGGGCATGCAGTCCAAGATCGAGCAGTTCATCCACGACGTAG GGCTGCGCAAGGTGATGCTACGGGCACACCGCCAGGCCTGGTGCTGGCAGGATGAGTGGACGGAGCTGACCATGGAGGACATCcggcagctggaggaggagacgGCCCGCATGCTGGCTCAGAAGATGGCCAAGTGCATCGAGGCCGAGGAGGCGGCGGCTGCCCCCAGCGCCGAGGGCCAGGCCGAGCTGGGGAGCACCAATGGGCAGGATCGAGCTGAGGGGCAGGGGCCGCCCGACGCCTCCCCTGACGACGCCTTCGCCAAGCAGTGGTCCACGTCCTCCCGCTCCTCCTATTCCTCCCAGCATGGAG GGGGGGTATCTCCCCAGAGTCTCTCAGAGTGGCGTATGCAGAACATCGCACGGGACTCGGAGAACAGCTCAGAGGAGGAATTCTTCGATGCGCATG AGGATCTGTCTGACAGTGACGACGTCTTTGCCAAGGAGATGACCAAGTGGAACTCCAATGACTTGCTGGACACGCTGGACCGGCCAGGCGAGCTGGACGAGGGGCTGG GGGACAGGACCGGTGTGGCCAAGCCCAGTGGCAATGGACTGACCGGGGCCAGCTTTGCTGAG GGTGGCTCTGCGGAGAGCATGGTGCAGGCCTGCCGAATCCATGCGCTGTTCCTGATCCTGCACAGCGGGAACATCCTGGACCAGAGTGCAGGCGAGCCGAGCTCCAAGCAGGCTGACGTGCAGACGTTGGCCGCCACCTTTGACGCCGTCGCCCGCGTGCACTTCCCCGAGGCGCTGGGCCACGTGGCGCTGCGCCTGGTGCCCTGCCCGCCCATCTGCGCCGCCGCCTATGCCCTGGTCTCCAA cctcagcccctacAGCCATGATAGGGACAGCCTGTCCAGCAGCCAGGACCACATCCCACTGGCCGCCCTGCCTCTGCTGGCCACGTCCTCCGGGAGCTACCAGCACGCCGTGGCCACCACCATTGCCCGTGCCAACCAGGCCCACAGCACCTTCCTGCACTCCCCTGAGGGCTCCGGCTTCTGTGGCCAG GTGGTGCTGATCGGTGACTGCGTGGGGGGCATCCTGGGTTTCGATGCCCTGTGCCAGAGCCGGGCAGGCACTGCGGGGAGCCGGAGCAGCAGCCGCCGGGGCAGCCTG ACCATGGAGCCGATCTCCCCGGAGCTGGGCAGCAGAAAGGACCCGCTGGccgagggggcaggggggacggGACggaccagccctgagcccaggtTGCTCCCGCCCCCCCAGGAGCAGAGCGACGTGGACTCTGTGCACCAGCAGCACAATTTCCTGTGCAG CCTGCAGGCCAGCGTCCCCCAGGGGGAGGTGGAGCTGCGGCGCAGCAGCTACTCCTCGGGCTCAGCGCTGGACGGGGGCGAGGGCACAGCCACCCGCCTCGACTTCAAGGTGTCCGGCTTCTTCCTGTTCGGCTCACCGCTGGGGCTGGTGCTAGCGCTGCGCAAGACGGTCATGCCAGCCTTGGATG TGGCCCAGATGCACCCGGCCTGCGAGCAGATCTACAACCTGTTCCACGCAGCCGACCCCTGCGCCTCACGCCTGGAGCCCCTGCTGGCCAAGGCCTTCCATGCCGTGCCCCCCCTCGGCGTGCCTCGCTACCAGAAATACCCACTGGGCGATGGCACCTCTGCACTGCTGG CTGAGGCCTTGCAGACTCATTCCACCCTCTTCCTGGGCGACTTGGAGCTGACGGCGCCCACCACCCCTACCAGCTGCTTTGGGGGCTTCTGGAGAGGCAACGAGACAggagagccccctgctccctccagcacCAGCGAGGTCGTCAAGa TCCTGGAGCGGTGGTGGGGCCCGAAGCGCATTGACTACTCCCTGTACTGCCCCGACGCGCTGACCGCCTTCCCCACCATCACCCTGCCGCACCTCTTCCACGCCAGCTACTGGGAGTCCTCCGACGTGGTAGCCTTCATCCTGCGCCAG GTGATCGAGAAGGAGCGCCCCCAGCTGGCGGAGTGCGAGGAGAGCTCCGTCTACAGCCCCGCCATCCCCCGCGAGAAGTGGCAGCGCAAGCGCACACAAGTGAAGATCCGG aacGTGACGTCCAACCACCGAGCCAGCGATGTCATCGTGTGCGAGGGGCGGCCCCAGGTGCTGAGCGGGCGCTTCATGTACGGCCCCCTGGATGTGGTGACGCTGACCGGGGAGAAG GTGGACGTCTACATCATGACGCAGCCACTGTCAGGGAAGTGGCTGCACTACGGCACCGAGGTGACCAGCAGCAGCGGGCGCCTGGCCTTCCTCATCCCACCCGACAAGGCGCTGGGCATCGGAATGTACCCCGTGCGCATGGTGGTCAG AGGGGATCACAGCTACGCCGAGGCCTTCCTGACGGTGGTGGCACGCAGCACCGAGGCGGTTGTCTTCAGCATCGACGGCTCCTTCACGGCCAGCGTCTCCATCATGGGCAGCGACCCCAAGGTGCGGGCAGGCGCCGTCGACGTTGTGCG GCACTGGCAGGACTCAGGGTACATGATCATCTACGTGACGGGGCGGCCTGACATGCAGAAGCACCGTGTGGTGGCCTGGCTGTCACAACACAACTTCCCGCACGGCGTCGTCTCCTTCTGCGACGGCCTCACCCACGACCCCCTGCGCCAGAAAGCTGCCTTCCTGCAAAACCTGCGCACTGAG GCAGAGGTCACCATTGTGGCTGGCTATGGCTCCACGAAGGACATCTCGGTCTACAGCTCCCTGGGGCTCTCGCCCACCCAGATCTACATTGTCGGGCGCACGGTCAAGAAGTTCCAGAACCAGTGCCAG TTCTTGTCCGAGGGCTACGTGGCGCACCTGGCCCAGCTGGAGACAGCATCGCTGGCACATTCGCCCAAGGGGGCACCGCGGCCCACGCTGGGCAAAGGCACCTACGGCTGCCCCGCCCCCGTCGACTTCCTGCGCAAGCAGAGCCAGCTGCTGCGCTCGCGGGGGCAGAGCCAGGCGGAGCGCGAGGGGGGGCCCCCGGCAGCGCCCCGTGCCAAGGCCCGCAGCATCAGCCTCAAGCTGGAGAGCGAGGAGTGA
- the CDK2AP2 gene encoding cyclin-dependent kinase 2-associated protein 2 isoform X2, translating into MGYVQAMKPPGSQGSQSTYTDLLSVIEEMGKEIRPTYAGSKSAMERLKRGIIHARALVRECLAETERNART; encoded by the exons ATGGGCTACGTGCAG GCCATGAAGCCACCAGGTTCCCAGGGCTCCCAGAGCACGTACACTGACCTACTCTCAGTCATTGAGGAGATGGGCAAAGAGATTCGACCCACCTATGCAGGTAGCAAGAGTGCCATGGAGCGGCTGAAACGAG GCATTATCCACGCCCGGGCTCTGGTGAGAGAGTGTCTGGCAGAAACAGAGCGCAATGCCCGTACGTAA